GTATGGACACCGTTATCCCCAGCTAGGAAGGTGTAGTTCGCCGGCAATACCGCCGCTCCATCGGTGCTGGTGAAATGCACTATGCCCGTGTAACCCGGAGCCACATTGTTGAACTGATCGAGCGCGGTTACTGTGATACTGAATGCCGTCCCTGCTGTCGCTGCAGCCGGCGCGGTCACCGTGTAATGCGTCGCCGCCCCTGCGCTTACCACGATCGTTCCCGAAGTGCCGGTAATGCTTGCCGTAACCGTGTCCGTGCCGGTGATGGTCTGGTTGCCCGAAGTCTTCAAGGTCGTCAGATTCGTAAAGGTATGGACGCCGTTGTCTCCAGCCACGAAGGTGTAATTTGCCGGCAACACCGCCGCTCCATCAGAGCTCGTAAAGTGCACGATGCCGGTGTAGGCTTTGGCGACATTGTTGAATTGGTCGAGAGCGGTTACCGTCACGCTGAAGGCCGTTCCCGCCGTCGTTGCTGCCGGTGCTGCCACCGTGTAGTGGGTCGCTGCCGCCGCACTTACCACGATCGTTCCCGAAGTGCCGGTAATGCTCGCCGTAACCGTGTCCGTGCCGGTGATGGTCTGGTTGCCCGAAGTCTTCAACGTGGTCAGATTGGTGAAGGTATGGACACCGTTATCCCCAGCTAGGAAGGTGTAGTTCGCCGGCAATACCGCCGCTCCATCGGTGCTGGTGAAATGCACTATGCCCGTGTAACCCGGAGCCACATTGTTGAACTGATCGAGCGCGGTTACTGTGATGCTGAATGCCGTCCCTGCTGTCGCTGCAGCCGGCGCGGTCACCGTGAGGTGCGTGGCTGCGAGTGCGCTGACCGCTATGTTGGCCGATGTACCCGTAATGCTCGCGGTAACTGTGTCGGTCGCCGTCACCGTCTGGTTGCCCGAAGTCTTCAGCGTGGTCAGATTGGTAAAGGTATGGACGCCGTTGTCTCCGGCGACGAAGGTGTAATTCGCCGGTAAGACTGCCTGGCCATCCGAACTGGTGAAGTGCGCTATGCCACGGTAGCCGGTCGCTATGTTGCCGTAGGGATCTTTTGCTGTGACTGTGATACTAAACGCTGTACCTGCAGTAGCGGCGGCCGGCGCTGCCACTGTGAACTGTGAAGCGGCTGCTGGAGACACATTTACTGCACTCGATGTCCCGGTAATAGTGCCGGTCACCGTGTCTGTCGCGGTTACGGTATCGCTGCCCGCCGTCTTCAAGGTCACGTTGAAGGTATGCGCACCGTTATCTCCGGCCACGAACGTGTAATTGGCCGGCAGCACCGCCTGGAGATCTGTGCTGGTGAAGTGAACTGTTCCGGTATACCCGGTCGCAATATTGCCGTAGGCATCCTTTGCGGTCACCGTAACCGTCATCACTGTTCCAGCAGTTGAGCTTCCCGAAGAAGTCGTCACCGTAAACACCGAGGCCGGACCAGGGTTCACTGCCACCGTGACCGTGCCCGTATCGTAGGCATTGAGCGTATCGGTGGTTCTGACGGTTTGGTTGCCTGAGGTCTTCAGCGTCACCAGATTGGTGAAAGTATGTACGCCATTGTCGGCGGCCGTGAAAGTGTAATTGGCCGGCAACCCTGCCTGAACGTCAGAACTGGTGAAATGCACTGTGCCACGATAAGCGGTATACGTCACGCCGTTGCTCTTCATCGTGACCGTAACGCTGAAGGGTGTACCCGCTGTTGTGCTTGCAGGACCTGTCAGGGTCATGGTCGGGAACGCGGCAGTGGTGTTCAACAGTACAGAGACGTTGCCGGCTGTTACATTGGCCACGGCAATGTCTGCTCTGCCGTCTGCATTGAGGTCGCCCAGGAACATGCCCTTGGGCCCATTTCCCACGGTAAAATTGATCGGATTCTGAAAACTTCCATTGCCATTGCCCAGCAGGATGCTTATGTTGTTGCTGCCATTGTTGGCAACGACCAGGTCAAGGATGCCATCGCCGTTGAAATCGTAGGTCTCAATGCTGTGTGCGCCGGTCAGATTCGC
The DNA window shown above is from Terriglobales bacterium and carries:
- a CDS encoding VCBS repeat-containing protein, which gives rise to MTTHLMRLRHASLMILIFILWGVSTAAAQVPTFSGPTTLNGDNTPYAVGAGDFNGDGKIDLAFPNVNSDDVSILLGNGNGTFGAATNFPLTAGSGPQYVAVGDFNGDGKLDLAIAENTSGQMSILLGNGNGTFQAAVDYPAGLNPRDIVARDLNGDGKLDLIVTNSGTNTISVYIGNGDGTFKPQVTYTVGNSARAVVVGDFNKDGKLDLAVTNTNDNTVSILLGNGDGTFQNQVTYATGNAPWFLTIGDFNADGNLDLAVANNADNNVSILLGNGNGTFQAQQTYPPAANLTGAHSIETYDFNGDGILDLVVANNGSNNISILLGNGNGSFQNPINFTVGNGPKGMFLGDLNADGRADIAVANVTAGNVSVLLNTTAAFPTMTLTGPASTTAGTPFSVTVTMKSNGVTYTAYRGTVHFTSSDVQAGLPANYTFTAADNGVHTFTNLVTLKTSGNQTVRTTDTLNAYDTGTVTVAVNPGPASVFTVTTSSGSSTAGTVMTVTVTAKDAYGNIATGYTGTVHFTSTDLQAVLPANYTFVAGDNGAHTFNVTLKTAGSDTVTATDTVTGTITGTSSAVNVSPAAASQFTVAAPAAATAGTAFSITVTAKDPYGNIATGYRGIAHFTSSDGQAVLPANYTFVAGDNGVHTFTNLTTLKTSGNQTVTATDTVTASITGTSANIAVSALAATHLTVTAPAAATAGTAFSITVTALDQFNNVAPGYTGIVHFTSTDGAAVLPANYTFLAGDNGVHTFTNLTTLKTSGNQTITGTDTVTASITGTSGTIVVSAAAATHYTVAAPAATTAGTAFSVTVTALDQFNNVAKAYTGIVHFTSSDGAAVLPANYTFVAGDNGVHTFTNLTTLKTSGNQTITGTDTVTASITGTSGTIVVSAGAATHYTVTAPAAATAGTAFSITVTALDQFNNVAPGYTGIVHFTSTDGAAVLPANYTFLAGDNGVHT